In one window of Laspinema palackyanum D2c DNA:
- a CDS encoding DUF4349 domain-containing protein, translating to MKLNLISSRTHGKLAQTPILLPMLILMGAIASCGAVPTSKDMMNESLVAQQGMVPASAPMPPSDAVANEMGRAQGMVADVAQGSGEIPQAAPQLIKTASMTMEVEAIEEQIAAVNQIIKQKQGDLLQFEDNKPRSQNTRHVVSMQLRVPQQQLENTINAIAQLGTVINRSITAEDVSAQLIDNDARLKNLRKQEEMVLKIMERSGSVGDVLNAARELGTIREQIERIDAVQANLRTQVAYSTLYLNLESPVSAAELPQKSVGKELQKTWGNATEALGDVTVGLLKITLYLLAFSPFMLLVAGGAFLGYNRIKPSKPDESSINHNS from the coding sequence TGTGGTGCCGTTCCCACTTCAAAAGACATGATGAACGAGTCCCTCGTCGCCCAGCAAGGCATGGTCCCCGCATCGGCACCGATGCCGCCATCGGATGCGGTTGCCAATGAAATGGGACGTGCTCAGGGGATGGTGGCGGACGTTGCACAAGGGTCAGGCGAGATTCCCCAAGCGGCACCGCAATTGATTAAAACTGCCTCCATGACGATGGAAGTGGAGGCGATCGAGGAGCAAATTGCAGCGGTTAATCAGATTATTAAGCAAAAACAAGGGGATTTGTTACAGTTTGAAGACAATAAACCGCGATCGCAAAATACCCGCCATGTGGTTTCGATGCAGTTGCGCGTCCCTCAGCAACAGTTAGAAAATACCATTAATGCGATCGCCCAACTCGGCACCGTCATCAATCGTTCCATTACTGCCGAAGATGTTTCCGCCCAACTAATTGATAACGATGCGCGGTTAAAGAATCTCCGCAAACAAGAAGAAATGGTCTTAAAAATCATGGAACGGTCCGGTTCCGTGGGAGATGTTCTCAATGCCGCCCGAGAACTCGGCACCATTCGTGAACAAATTGAACGGATCGATGCAGTCCAGGCCAATTTGCGGACCCAAGTCGCCTATTCCACCCTTTATTTAAACCTAGAGTCCCCAGTTTCAGCCGCAGAACTCCCCCAAAAATCTGTGGGGAAAGAACTCCAAAAAACCTGGGGGAATGCCACGGAAGCCCTAGGGGATGTCACCGTTGGACTGCTGAAAATTACCCTGTATTTGCTGGCATTTAGTCCATTTATGCTGTTAGTAGCTGGAGGAGCATTTTTAGGGTATAACAGAATAAAGCCATCTAAACCAGACGAGTCCAGCATTAATCATAATAGCTAG